One Pseudoalteromonas rubra genomic window, ACTTTCATTGCTACTTTAATAGCACCGTCGCCGAAGTTATCAACTTTTGTACCGTTTTCGTCAACTAGTTCGATTGCAACAAAACCACCAGTCGTGAACGAGCCTTCACGCGCTGTGTCATCAGCGTTGTTAGGATCTTCAGCAACAGTCAGTGCCAAGCCGCCAGGGAATGCATCAAGAGAAGAATCTTGCGCCGCAACACCATCTTGTTCGCTTTCTGAACGAGTTGCTTCATTAGCGAAATATGCAACAGTTAGCGTAGGCACTGATTCTAATACGTTATTATCTGCGTCACGGAATACTGTGCCGTTCTCTAAAGTAACTGCAACACCACCTGCCGCTTTGTTTTTATTCTTCTCAGCATCAAGGTCTTGAGTCAGAGTAATGCTGTCTGCGCCTTCGATAGCTAAACCACCGTCCGCTGAGTATGAAGTTGTAACACCTTCACCCGCCAAATCTTCAAGTGTACTTGTAGCTGCAATAATCGGTGCTGCGTCTTCAGCCTGCTCTAAGGTGCGTGCTGTCAGGCGGATCTGATCTGCAACGTCTGTCTCAGTTGTTGAAATTTCAACAGTACCTGAGTTAGACAGGAAGCCTTCAGCCGTTACAACAAAATCAAAGGACAGGCCTGTTTCTGGAATCGCACCAACTGTGAACGCAAAAGAACCACCAGTAGCTGCTCTATCTTCATCAGTCAAAGCTGCGCCCGCTGTGCTCAATACACTAGCTGCATTATCACTCGTGAAGCTAATAGTTGCACTTACATCATCGCTAAGTGGCTGGCCTTGTGAGTCAGTAACAACGATTGAGAATGAGCCAGCTTGTTTTTCAACAACCTGATCTGTAGGAGGAGTAGCAACCTTTTGGGTTGGCTCCGGTGGCGGCTGGATATCAACGTTATTGTCATTGTCGCTAAAACAGCCTGCTAAACTAACTGTAACGCCCAGTGCCAGGGCAAGTTTTGTTAGTTTGAATTGTTTGTTTCCCATGATTTTTACCTTTTCCTTTAAATCCAAGTAAACTGAGAGTAGTCACTAATGCTCTGCAGATGTAAGTGAGCCTTGCCCCGCACGCAAATTAGTGTCTAGAGGATAAGCCCACATTAATTTTTCGTCAAGTGAACTGCTCGATCTTTATCCAAAATTTCACATAAAATAATAACCTACTGATGTACTTTTCGGTTATCGCGCCACTTCTGTTAATAATCCAATATCCAGAAGCATTATAAGTAATTAAATTTGTGCAAACGCATCGATAAATGCCTGTAATTTAGCCATGTCTACAGGCTTTAGTCCCTCAGATGTTCTCACTATTAACCCTTTTTCAACAAGTTCACTGACGACTCGGCGATAAGCGCGCTCTGTGGTTGCAAAACGCTCAGCTTCTGCGCTGACGGTAGAGTATGCTCGCAGTAATGCAGGGTGGTTGTTCTCGGCTCTGAGCAAACAGTCTTTGGCGATGTTATAGCTTAGTGGCAGCAATAGCTTGTCGAGGTTTATTTTTTGGTTTTCTGTAAACTTTGCTGCAATAGTTTGTGCGGTGTATAAACTCAACTCGGGTTGCGCGAGCAACAGCTGTCGCCAATGTTTCAGCTCGATCAAGTTATATTGCACATTATTCAGACAGGTAACCGTGTAAATACATGGCTGATTATTCAAGGCTTCAATTTCACCTATTAAGGTGTTGTTGCAGTCCAGCTGGCCTAATAGCAGGCGACGGCCATTACCCACATCATAACTAAAAGACACCGTACCACTTCTCACCAAGATCAGCTTTGTGAGTGGTTCATCCTGATGAATGAGCACTTCTTTTTTTGTGTGCTGAAAACTATTACCAGCGAAGCTGAGCAGTTGTTCCACCAAGGTGGTTGAAAAATGATATTGAAACATCTAGATGGCTCTTCGGACAATTGTCCTATTTATTAATTTGTTATGAAGATAGCATGCGTGTCATCGGTTTCATGCTAACTCACCCGATTGAGAGGCTAAGTGCTTTTCACCCCCGTTCCCGTGTTAGAGCTTATTTCAGGTCCTAATTTCTGTGGGGTTTAGTGAGTTAGCCTTTTTATTCAATGTCGCTTGCATGACGACAGTGTGCTATATGCAAGCCAGCGCCAATTAGACACGTGCTATTATCCTGCATTCTGAGTCTTGGTGTCTACACTGAATAATGCTAACTCAACTGCGAGGAGAGAACAAATGACTTGGGAACTTTTAGGTTACATTGCGTCCGCTTTTTTAGTCGTCTCTCTCATGATGTCCAACGTGGTCAAGTTACGTTGGTTCAATCTCGCAGGGTGTATTTGCTTTACCATCTATGGGGTGATGATCACCGCCTGGCCCGTTGCATTAACTAATGGGTTATTGGCGCTTGTGAATATTTATCACCTGGCAAAGCTACACCGTTCAGATAGCGACGCTTCCTCCTAAAAGCATCTACATATGAGCGGCAAGTCGCGCCGCTCCTGGTTGCTGTCTGTTACAGGCTTAATCGTGTGAATAACGCAGCTGACCTGCAATCCAAGTCTGTTTGACCTGGATGTCTCTGATCTCCTGTTCTGGCACTTTAAAGTAATCTTTATCCAACAAAATAAAGTCAGCCCACTTGCCTTGCTCCAGACTACCCAGTTTAAACTCCTGAAAAGCGGCGTAGGCAGCATCTAACGTAAACGCCTGTAAGGCCTGTGTTCGTGTCAGCCGTTCATGATTGCGCCAGCCCTGTTGCGGGTGGTGCTGTGCATTCATGCGCGTGATTGCCGCGTGTAAACCATGAAACGGGTTGGCCAACTCTACCGGGAAATCTGACCCTGCTGCCACTTTACTGCCTTGTTGCAAAAAGGTTTGCCAGGCATAGGCCCCTTTGAGCTGCTCATTGGTGAGCCTTTGCTCTGCCATGTGCATATCCGAGGTAGCATGTACGGGTTGCATTGAGGGAATGATATCCAGGGCCTTAAATCTCGGTATGTCACCCGGTTCAACAATTTGTGCATGCTCTATTCGGTTTCTTAACAATTTACCACCGATGGTTTTAAAGACACTTTCATAGCTGTCCAGCACCAGCCGGTTGGCACGGTCGCCAATGGCATGCGTATGCGCACTAAAGCCGTGTTTTACAGCCTGCGCTATTAATTGTTCAAGGTGCTGCGGCTGTTCAAGCATCAGGCCTCGGTAGCCCTGGCGGTCTTTGTAATCTTTCAGCAATGCAGCTCCGCGGCTACCCAATGCACCGTCCGCGTATATTTTAACACTACGAATAGACAGCATATCGCGCTTATCTTTGTACACTCCCGCTTTTAACATACTGTCCAGCTGAGGGTCTGCGGCGCTGAGCATGGCATAGATACGCAGCGGTAAGGTCTGGCTTTGTGAGCGGTTTTGGTAAAGTTTCCAGGTTTGTTTATCGATACCTGCATCATGCGCGCTGGTTATACCCAGGCTGAGTAAATGCTCACCGGCTTTGTTCAAAGCCCGATTAAGGTGCGCTGTGGATGTGGGGGGGATGTGTTTTTTTACAAGGTTCTCTGCTTTGTCGATAAAAATACCAGTTGGATCCCCGGATGTGTGACGAAGGATCTCGCCGCCAGCAGGAGAGGCCGTTTGTGCATCAATGCCTGCCAATGACATTGCCATACTATTAACCCAGATGGCATGGCCATCAACTCGCGTCAGGACCACTGGGCGGTCTTTGACAAACTTGTCCAGATCCGCCGCAGTCGGAAAGCGATTAGGCGTCCAGCGTGTTTGATCCCAGCCACGGCCGAGGATCCAGCCTTTGGGATTTTGGGCGCTAAACGCCTTAAGTTGCTGACCTACCTGCTCTACTGAGTTGGCATCACGAATATCGAGTCGGGATAGATTATTGCCCAGGCCAATGATATGGCCATGTGCGTCAACTAGTCCTGGCAGTAAGGTCATACCCTGCCCATCAAATTTAATGGCTTTTGGGTATTGGACTGCAAGTTGTTTGTTACCTATCCGGACGACTTTACCATCCTTGATCACTAAGGTCGCAAAGGTCTTTACTGCGCCGCTGCGGGTGGGTGTATAACCGTTGACATTGTGTATCAGTGTAAACTGAGCCATGCTGATCCCACTGTACAAAGTCAGGGCCAGACAAATAAACCGGATCATGGCGGGAGTTTCCTTGTGTTATTTTATTTGTTTAGCAACCAATACCGCATTTTGTCTTAAAAAGACATCGAACTGAGACGGAAAAACGACTGTGGTAACATAAACTGATATTTGTTCTTTTTATAGGGTCAATAATGCAGTTATTTATGGTTTATCTGGGCGGCCGTTTGAGTGGCTGTCACATTGAAATGCATGACATTCGTTTTGTGGTTGGTACACGTATTGAAGACACATTTGGTGCGCTAAAGCAGCAATGGGTTGGTGACAGAGACAAAGTACACATGGACAGCTATGTTGCGCTCAGACATATCGATGGATATCAGATAGACCTGGTCAGTGAGCCTCCCCTTCAACAGCCCAA contains:
- a CDS encoding Crp/Fnr family transcriptional regulator produces the protein MFQYHFSTTLVEQLLSFAGNSFQHTKKEVLIHQDEPLTKLILVRSGTVSFSYDVGNGRRLLLGQLDCNNTLIGEIEALNNQPCIYTVTCLNNVQYNLIELKHWRQLLLAQPELSLYTAQTIAAKFTENQKINLDKLLLPLSYNIAKDCLLRAENNHPALLRAYSTVSAEAERFATTERAYRRVVSELVEKGLIVRTSEGLKPVDMAKLQAFIDAFAQI
- a CDS encoding YgjV family protein; this encodes MTWELLGYIASAFLVVSLMMSNVVKLRWFNLAGCICFTIYGVMITAWPVALTNGLLALVNIYHLAKLHRSDSDASS
- a CDS encoding amidohydrolase; translated protein: MIRFICLALTLYSGISMAQFTLIHNVNGYTPTRSGAVKTFATLVIKDGKVVRIGNKQLAVQYPKAIKFDGQGMTLLPGLVDAHGHIIGLGNNLSRLDIRDANSVEQVGQQLKAFSAQNPKGWILGRGWDQTRWTPNRFPTAADLDKFVKDRPVVLTRVDGHAIWVNSMAMSLAGIDAQTASPAGGEILRHTSGDPTGIFIDKAENLVKKHIPPTSTAHLNRALNKAGEHLLSLGITSAHDAGIDKQTWKLYQNRSQSQTLPLRIYAMLSAADPQLDSMLKAGVYKDKRDMLSIRSVKIYADGALGSRGAALLKDYKDRQGYRGLMLEQPQHLEQLIAQAVKHGFSAHTHAIGDRANRLVLDSYESVFKTIGGKLLRNRIEHAQIVEPGDIPRFKALDIIPSMQPVHATSDMHMAEQRLTNEQLKGAYAWQTFLQQGSKVAAGSDFPVELANPFHGLHAAITRMNAQHHPQQGWRNHERLTRTQALQAFTLDAAYAAFQEFKLGSLEQGKWADFILLDKDYFKVPEQEIRDIQVKQTWIAGQLRYSHD